In one window of Anaerobacillus alkaliphilus DNA:
- a CDS encoding RrF2 family transcriptional regulator: protein MNSEFTIAVHSLVFLAYVPDRMASSQDIANNVGTNPARVRKVMSSLRNGGFVQTKEGIGGGYILKGEPNEITLGQIYRSVSCGAIKPNWCTGDPSKGCLISSNLQVVMDEVFEEADDYYANYLDQITIASVLMKIKQCQ from the coding sequence GTGAATAGTGAATTTACAATAGCTGTACATAGCCTTGTTTTTTTAGCGTATGTCCCTGACCGTATGGCAAGTAGCCAAGATATTGCAAATAATGTAGGGACAAACCCTGCGAGAGTTAGAAAAGTAATGAGTAGCTTACGTAATGGTGGCTTTGTTCAGACAAAAGAGGGTATTGGCGGGGGCTATATCTTAAAGGGAGAACCAAACGAAATTACGTTAGGTCAGATATACCGATCTGTTTCATGTGGAGCTATAAAACCTAATTGGTGTACTGGTGATCCAAGTAAAGGCTGTCTCATTTCATCAAATCTACAGGTCGTGATGGATGAGGTATTTGAGGAAGCGGATGATTACTATGCAAATTATCTCGATCAGATAACAATAGCCTCAGTATTAATGAAAATTAAGCAATGTCAATAA
- a CDS encoding sulfurtransferase produces MLIILLGIVTIVFLFFLYERYVPIIGIRSVDVQTEKFDENVVLLDVRDYNIAFKSPVKEVSIHLPLAYLKRNFQDVRGKNVVVIASDQLLVNLSARFLRRRGIRIIGYYTQQSSGQELSTVPCSKNSCIGMNK; encoded by the coding sequence ATGCTCATTATTCTTTTAGGCATTGTCACGATTGTATTTCTTTTCTTCCTGTATGAAAGATATGTACCTATCATTGGAATTAGGTCTGTTGATGTTCAAACAGAGAAGTTTGATGAAAATGTCGTATTGTTAGATGTAAGAGACTATAATATTGCTTTTAAAAGTCCAGTAAAGGAAGTTTCAATCCATTTGCCATTGGCTTATTTAAAGAGGAATTTTCAGGATGTTCGCGGAAAAAATGTCGTAGTTATTGCGTCAGATCAGTTATTAGTAAATCTCAGTGCTCGTTTTTTACGACGAAGGGGAATAAGAATAATCGGTTATTATACTCAGCAATCGTCTGGGCAGGAGCTATCTACAGTACCTTGCAGTAAAAATAGTTGTATAGGTATGAACAAATAA
- a CDS encoding LysE/ArgO family amino acid transporter, translating to MISAIIHGFILAFGLILPLGVQNVFVFNQGATQPRYRRAFPVILTASLCDTLLITLAILGVSVLVLGIYCLKVVLLTVGIIFLFYMGYMIWRSKAVTTASDAKALSPKKQIVFAASVSLLNPHAIMDTVGVIGTSSLSYSGTTRMAFALACIITSWLWFFSLAFVGRQVGRLNNSGKFIVWLNKTSALIMWVTAFYLLYLLLV from the coding sequence ATGATCAGTGCAATCATTCATGGGTTTATATTAGCATTCGGACTTATTTTGCCTCTAGGAGTCCAAAATGTCTTTGTCTTCAACCAAGGTGCGACACAGCCTAGATACAGGAGAGCTTTTCCTGTTATTTTAACGGCTTCTTTATGCGATACACTATTGATAACCCTAGCCATATTAGGGGTTTCAGTGTTGGTTTTAGGTATTTATTGTTTAAAGGTAGTATTACTAACCGTAGGAATTATTTTTCTATTTTACATGGGCTATATGATCTGGAGAAGCAAAGCTGTTACCACGGCATCAGATGCTAAAGCTCTTTCACCTAAAAAACAAATAGTATTTGCTGCCTCAGTTTCATTATTAAATCCACATGCGATCATGGACACTGTCGGTGTAATTGGGACGAGCTCATTGTCGTATTCAGGTACGACTAGAATGGCCTTCGCGTTAGCATGTATCATCACTTCGTGGCTTTGGTTCTTTTCTTTAGCATTCGTTGGTAGACAAGTAGGTAGGTTAAATAACTCAGGCAAATTTATCGTTTGGTTAAACAAAACTTCAGCTCTCATCATGTGGGTGACGGCCTTTTATTTGCTTTATTTATTGCTTGTATAA
- a CDS encoding bifunctional diguanylate cyclase/phosphodiesterase, with product MERHNRLTKRISKKSGGYSDLYKALMDQNPLPILLIDPTSGSIFDANVAATQFYEYSKVELLSKRVYDIHTLSKQEIDLSIRNVVNEGKSSLFFSHITKSGLVKDVKMESVILNINGVNVLHSIISDLSAIKLQETFFQTLFEKSPYAIAILDENYRIIDVNTNFEQLFQYDLLEIRGFTPNKVIYPDWLNHNEIQNHVNQISSFGIIKTNTARKKKDGSLVDVEMIILPTFHSGVHVTTYVLYFDRTEQRLADKHNELLGNVLKYHTEGVVISNTEGYIEWVNHAFTKITGYSSSELIGKNQRILQSGKYDLQFYKDMWSDILSNGHWSGEIWNRNKQGTLYPQSLRIFKIEDGVSKKYVGVVRDISERKEWEERVDTLKYKDRLTGLFNRSYITTCLENKIQTANHKKTKLVVICWDLDNFKSINDNLGQAIGDIVLQTVTSKLQRIFKDALIGRFGSDEFVIIVSGENAVEKATLQIERMIGELKKSIWIENHELFVSGSFGAAIYPKHGLDGDTILANADIAMFKAKQYVGSHYIFYTDMMKDSVKREFKIRNYLHSAIENDEFELWYQPIVELSTLKIVGAEALIRWHQPKLGFLPPDQFISIAEKSGHIHQLGKWVLKQACIQTKKLHQQGFSKQYVAVNVSVKQLENEYFAESVCGILNETECKGELLMIEVTEETSISDSQKVQMNLGKLAKLGIKCSIDDFGTGFSSLAKLHELQMNQLKIDKSFIWDIEKSEKIVLAILSMGKNLQLRVVSEGIETKEQLEFLARAGSDFGQGYYFTKPLPFEAYQVFLSEWQSNKERIN from the coding sequence ATGGAAAGACATAACAGACTAACGAAGAGAATATCGAAAAAATCTGGGGGGTATTCAGACCTGTATAAAGCACTCATGGATCAAAACCCCTTACCGATCTTACTTATCGATCCTACAAGTGGAAGTATTTTTGATGCAAATGTAGCTGCTACACAATTTTACGAGTATTCCAAAGTGGAACTTTTATCTAAACGTGTTTATGATATTCATACACTAAGTAAACAAGAGATTGATCTTAGTATTAGAAATGTAGTAAACGAAGGAAAAAGTAGTCTCTTTTTCTCCCATATAACAAAAAGTGGACTTGTAAAAGATGTCAAAATGGAAAGTGTGATCCTGAATATTAATGGTGTAAATGTCCTGCATTCGATCATTTCAGATCTATCTGCGATTAAACTTCAAGAAACGTTTTTTCAAACACTTTTTGAGAAATCTCCATATGCAATTGCCATCTTGGACGAGAATTATCGAATTATTGATGTTAATACTAACTTTGAACAGTTGTTTCAATACGATTTACTAGAGATTAGAGGCTTCACACCAAATAAAGTGATTTATCCAGATTGGCTCAATCATAATGAGATACAAAATCACGTTAATCAAATTAGTAGTTTCGGTATTATTAAAACAAATACAGCAAGGAAGAAAAAGGATGGTAGTTTAGTAGATGTTGAGATGATCATCCTACCAACGTTTCATAGTGGTGTGCATGTAACTACTTACGTACTCTATTTTGATCGTACTGAGCAGCGCCTTGCTGATAAACATAATGAACTACTAGGTAATGTACTAAAATACCATACTGAGGGAGTAGTAATTTCAAACACAGAAGGTTATATTGAGTGGGTAAATCATGCTTTTACAAAAATTACGGGCTACAGTTCTTCAGAATTGATTGGGAAGAATCAACGAATTCTCCAGTCCGGCAAATATGACCTGCAGTTTTATAAAGATATGTGGAGTGATATTCTCTCAAATGGACACTGGTCAGGTGAAATATGGAACCGTAATAAGCAAGGGACGCTATACCCGCAGTCGTTACGAATTTTTAAAATTGAAGATGGTGTTTCAAAGAAATACGTTGGTGTCGTTCGTGATATTAGTGAGCGTAAGGAATGGGAAGAACGGGTTGACACACTCAAATACAAAGATCGTTTAACTGGTCTGTTTAATCGCTCCTATATAACCACTTGTCTGGAAAATAAAATTCAAACTGCTAATCATAAAAAAACGAAGTTAGTTGTAATATGTTGGGATCTTGATAATTTTAAAAGCATAAACGATAACCTTGGACAGGCGATTGGAGATATCGTATTGCAAACGGTTACTTCGAAGCTACAACGAATCTTCAAAGATGCGCTTATTGGTCGCTTCGGTAGCGATGAATTTGTCATCATTGTGAGTGGTGAAAATGCCGTTGAAAAAGCAACCTTGCAAATCGAGAGAATGATTGGTGAACTTAAAAAATCTATTTGGATTGAAAATCATGAACTTTTTGTCAGTGGTAGTTTTGGTGCAGCGATTTATCCTAAGCATGGTCTTGATGGAGACACGATCCTAGCGAATGCTGATATTGCAATGTTTAAAGCGAAACAATATGTAGGGAGTCACTACATATTTTATACAGACATGATGAAGGATAGTGTGAAAAGGGAGTTTAAAATCCGCAATTATTTACATTCGGCGATTGAGAATGATGAGTTTGAACTCTGGTATCAACCAATTGTTGAATTGAGTACATTGAAGATTGTGGGGGCAGAGGCCTTAATTCGTTGGCATCAACCGAAACTAGGATTTTTGCCACCGGATCAGTTCATTTCGATTGCTGAAAAATCAGGGCATATCCATCAGCTAGGAAAATGGGTGTTAAAACAAGCTTGTATCCAGACGAAAAAGCTACATCAGCAAGGTTTTTCTAAGCAGTACGTAGCGGTGAACGTTTCGGTAAAACAATTAGAGAATGAGTATTTTGCTGAAAGTGTTTGTGGAATTCTCAATGAAACTGAATGTAAGGGCGAATTGTTAATGATTGAAGTTACAGAAGAAACTTCGATTAGTGACTCTCAAAAAGTTCAAATGAACTTAGGGAAGCTAGCGAAATTAGGGATCAAATGCTCCATCGACGATTTCGGTACTGGTTTTTCATCACTAGCCAAGCTACATGAATTGCAAATGAATCAATTGAAAATTGATAAATCGTTTATTTGGGATATTGAAAAATCAGAGAAGATTGTCTTGGCAATTCTATCGATGGGGAAAAATCTACAGTTACGGGTAGTTTCTGAGGGAATTGAAACCAAAGAGCAGCTAGAGTTTCTTGCTAGGGCAGGTAGCGACTTTGGCCAAGGCTACTACTTTACAAAACCATTGCCGTTTGAAGCTTATCAAGTTTTTTTAAGTGAGTGGCAGTCTAATAAGGAGCGTATAAACTAG
- a CDS encoding GNAT family N-acetyltransferase has product MTRLETKRLLLRPLQREDAEIVEEYASDYEIAKTTLNIPHPYPKGSALDYIDSVLAAAKNGRQHVFAITEKNSGSLLGTIALGIAEEHSRGELAYWVGKPHWGKGYGTEAARRLMQYGFETLQLRKIFAASFTDNPGSWRIMEKIGLKYEGTLKQHVSRLGNHHDLAYYGLLKEDYKG; this is encoded by the coding sequence ATGACGAGGCTAGAAACGAAACGATTGCTATTAAGACCGTTACAAAGAGAGGATGCTGAAATCGTCGAGGAATATGCTTCCGATTATGAGATTGCAAAAACGACGTTAAATATTCCTCACCCTTACCCGAAAGGTTCAGCTCTTGATTATATTGATAGTGTACTGGCAGCTGCAAAAAATGGCAGACAACATGTTTTTGCGATTACTGAGAAAAACTCGGGTAGTTTGCTTGGGACAATTGCTTTAGGTATTGCTGAGGAACACAGTCGTGGCGAACTAGCGTATTGGGTTGGCAAACCTCATTGGGGCAAAGGTTATGGTACAGAAGCGGCGCGAAGACTAATGCAATACGGATTTGAAACATTACAGCTACGCAAGATTTTTGCTGCATCATTTACCGATAATCCCGGTTCGTGGAGAATCATGGAGAAAATCGGTTTGAAATACGAAGGTACTTTAAAGCAACACGTTAGTCGATTAGGAAATCATCATGATTTGGCTTATTATGGACTTTTGAAGGAAGATTATAAAGGCTAA